CTATCTTTCATGTTAAATTTTAAAAACAGAATAGGATTATGTCGTTTAATTATCCAAAAATTTGGATATTAGTAGTAAAGTTTTTAAAAACTTTTCTTCAACCCAGGTCGCTGGGTTTTGTCTGTGTAGACGCGAATTCTATTCGCCCGAATGTTACGCCAGTGTTTCCAGAGAGAAGGAGAAATGACTACAGCACAACAAGCAGAAAATAAAGGTCAGCAAACACGTACTGTAGCAGAGTTAGTGGACTACATCCAAGCTCTCACCATTGAAATTCAAGAATTGTATTGTTTAGATGAGATCCCTTGGGTGGTAGGCTATTCGGGCGGAAAAGACAGTACTGCTACTTTACAGCTTATCTGGAATGCGATCGCGGCACTACCAGTTGAAAAGCGAAAAAAGACTATTCATGTTATTACAACTGATACGCTGGTAGAAAATCCTGTGGTCTCTGTTTGGGTACGTAACTCTTTAGAACAGATGAAGGTTGCTGCTAAAGAGCAAGAAATGCCAATTGAACCCCATTTGCTTTATCCTGCAATTAAGGATACCTTTTGGGTAAACTTAATTGGGAAAGGCTACCCAGCGCCACGAAACAGATTTAGATGGTGTACTGAACGCCTTAAAATTCAACCATCTGACAGCTTTATCCGTGCAGTTATTAGGTCTAATGGTGAAGTAATTCTTGTCTTAGGTACACGCAAGGCTGAAAGTACGAAACGTGCTGCTACGATGGCTAAACATAGAGAATCGCGGGTACGTGATCACATAAATACTAATCCCAATCGACCTAACTCATTGATTTATCTTCCTATTGAAGATTGGCGTACTGATGAAGTTTGGATTTACTTAAATCAGTGGCAAAATTCTTGGGGATATAGCAACAAAGACTTATTCATTATGTATCGAGGTGCAACAGCCGATAATGAATGTCCACTAGTTGTTGATACTTCTACTCCTAGCTGTGGTGATTCACGATTTGGCTGCTGGGTTTGCACAATAGTTAGTAAGGATAAATCAATGGAGGCAATGATCCAAAATGATGAAGAGAAAGAATGGATGCAGCCTCTATTGGATATCCGTAACGAACTAGATATTAAAGATGACTGGGACAAGAGAGATTTTAGAAGAATTTGGGGAGATGTCCAACTATTTGAGCGCAATAAAGATGGGGAAACAACTGTTGTACCAATACCTGGCCCCTATACAAAATATTGGCGGGAACATTGGCTCAGACGATTATTAGAAGCGCAAACAAAAACCCGTCGGACAGCGCCAGAAAATATGCGTGACATCACCCTAATTACTCTAGAAGAAATGAGTGAAATCCGCCGCATTTGGCTAGAAGAAAAACATGAATTTGATGATAGCTTACCCCGGATTTATCAAGAAGTGACAGGCGAAGAATTTCAAGATCCCCGTCCTGGTGCAGACTATAGCCTACTAGGTCGTGATGAATGGATAGTATTAGAAGAAATCTGTGAAGGTGACGCGATGCACTTGGAACTCATGGCGAAATTGTTAGATACAGAACGCCAGTATCGCAAAAAAACTCGTCGCGTAGGGATATATGAAACCTTAGAAAAATGTTTTAATACGAGTTCCCGTTCTCCAGAAGATGCGATTAAAAATGCTCGTTTGAAACGCGAATTAAGCGAAGCAGTTAGTCAAGGTGATGTTGCAAAAGTCAAGCAGATGACTTTGGGCGATGTTGCAGCAATCAATGAAGTAGATGAATGTAAAAGTGAAAGTGATGAAGAGGTAACTTGGGCAAGTATGAAATTTAAAAAGGAAAACTCAGAATAATAGTAATAATATAATACCGGGCGATTGGAAATCGCGGCTACACAGACGAAACCCACCTTCGTGGGTTAAAGAAAAATGAGATCAAGTTTTACGCAATTGTATGTGCATTATGTTTGGGCTACGTGGGATAGATTGCCTATAATTACGCCTGATATTCAGAAGGAAGTTTACGGGGCAATTATTCGGGAATCTGAACAGTTAAAATGTACCGTAATTGCAATTGGCGGTATTGAAGATCATGTCCATCTGCTAACGGGTTTTCCGCCAACCATAAGTATCTCTGAATTGGTTAAACAAATTAAGGGAAGTTCGTCCCATTTCATCACCCACGAAATCAAGCCAGGTGAGTTTTTCAAGTGACAAGGTAGCTATGGAGCTTTTACAGTGAGTCATGATGCCATTGATAATATAGCCAATTACATCAGAAACCAAGCTATCCACCATAGCCAAAAATCACTTATTCCCACCTGGGAACTAACTCCAAAATAACCCAAAAATTATGTACTAATTTAGTCCACGAAGGTGGACTTTGCCTGTGTAGCCGCGAATTCCATTCGCCCGGGATCTTATCAACTTTGCCTGCGTGACCACGAATTCTATTCGCCCAGTATCTTAATAAACCCACAATCAGATAAATGATATTTCTTGAACTCGTTCTACAAAACTTTGGCCCCTACAGTGGAAAACAGGTAATCAACCTTAACCCAAAAATTGATGAGGAAAGCTCACACCCAATTATCTTATTAGGGGGGATGAATGGCGGCGGAAAAACCACGCTTATGGATGCCATTCGTCTCGCCCTTTATGGCGCTCGCGCCCAATGTTCTACCCGTGGTAATTTAAGTTATAGTGATTTTCTCAATCAATGCGTTAACAACAAAATAGATCCAGTTGCAGACACCCGGATTGAATTACTTTTTGAACATATTGAAAATGATAAACCAATAAAATACCGTGTTGTCCGTAGTTGGACAAAAAATCCTAAAGATGGTAAGGATACATTAGGTATTTTAGGTGACAGTGATACATGGCCGGATGCTTTAGTTAATATTTGGGATGAATATATTGAAAATCTCCTGCCATTAGGGATTTCTAACTTATTTCTCTTTGATGGTGAACAAGTTAAAGAACTTGCAGAACAAGAAACACCACCACCAGTTGTAGTAGATGCAATTCGTGGACTTTTAGGGCTAGAGTTAGCAGACCGTTTAGCAGTTGATTTAGATATTTTAGTTAACCGGAAACTTAAAGAAGTTGGTAATAGTAAGGATTTAGCAAATATAGAGGAAATTGAAACTAGGTTAACCCAACAGCAAGAAGATTATCAAACAACAGAAGAGAAAGTAGAAATTCTCAAAAATGAGGTAGAAGAGTTAGAACAAAAGCAGCAAGAAGCCTTTGATAAATTTATTTCTGAAGGTGGGAAGATTGCAGCAGAACGCAATCAACTAGAATTACAACAGGATACAAAAACTGCGGAAATTGAACAAGTACGTCAGTCGATGTGTGAATTAGCGGCTGATGTTTTACCTCTGGCATTAATTCCTAATTTGCTTAATCAGGCGCAAACACAGGGGGAAAAAGAATTTCGCCATCAACAGGTACAAATTTCTAAAGATTTGTTAATTGAGCGAGATCAGCGTTTACTCACTTGGCTAAATCAAGTAGAAATTTCTCCGATACAAGTTGAAAAAATCCAATCATTTTTAATCCAAGATGTAGATAGTTTATATGCAAAGACTCTCCAGACGGAAGCACGTTGGTTATTAGCTGATGATGAAACTTTAAGTCAACTAGATAATCTTATATATCACTTACAAAATTCTAAACTTTCTGCAAAAGAGAAATTAGCTATTCTCAGAAATAAAGAAGAAGAAATTCATACTCTAGAAAGACAAGTGCAAACAGCAGCAGCACCAGAAGATTATACAAAGCTGCGTCAAGCACTAGAAACGGCACAAAATCAAGTCGTTGAAGCTAAAGCAAATTACGAAACAATCCGCCGTCGTTTAGCTGAATTAGAAACTATTATTGCCAAGTCGAAGAGAGAATTAAGTGATTATACTGTAGAAAATATTAAACATAAAAATAGCGAACATATTATTACTTCAGCAGCGAAAGTTCAAAACACACTCAAGATTTTTCGTGAAAAATTAACCCTGCGAAAACTGAATAAATTAGAGGAAGAAGTTAAAAATTGCTTCCTTTATCTCCTCCACAAATCAGACTTGGTGCATCGCATTACTATTGATACCAAGACTTTCAGCCTTTTACTTTATGATTTAAATGGTAAACCTGTCCCTAAACATCGCCTCTCGGCTGGCGAAAAACAATTACTGGCGATCGCATTCCTCTGGGGTTTAGCCAAAGTCTCTGGACACCGCCTACCAGTAGCAATCGATACGCCACTAGGTAGACTAGACTCTTCTCACCGCAACAACTTAGTAGAACGCTACTTTCCATCCGCCAGTCACCAAGTAATTTTGTTATCTACGGATACTGAGATTGGCAAAAAAGAAGTAGAAACACTGCGAGAAAACGAAGCGATCGCTCGTGAATATCTGCTTAAATATGACTCCACTACCCGCCAAACAACCATACAACCAGGATATTTTTGGTAGTAGATATATTATCTGACTCCAAGATGCTTGAAGTTGAAACTGCGGTTCGCTACTGTTTGGGTTTATGACCGAAAACTACTTCAATTTTTAGGAAGATTATGGAATCCCCAATCGAAAGAATAAAACTCTCTCAAACAGCCAAAGACCAACTTACCAAACTTAAGCGCAGCACCAAAATCGACCAATGGAATATCCTATGCCGTTGGGCGTTTTGCCGTTCCCTCGCAGAATCAACGACACCCTCGCCCGTCCCAATTCCCCAGGATAGCAACGTCGAAATGAGTTGGCGCGTCTTTGGTGGCGAAATGTCTGATATACTCCTTCTCGCCCTCAAGCAACGCTGTCACAATGACGGTTATCCCACCGATAAAGAAACCCTTGCTACTCAATTCCGCTTACATTTACATCGCGGTATTGGCTACTTAGCAGGCGATCCAAATATCAAGAAAATTGAAGATTTAATTGAACTGGCGGTTAAAAATTGAAAGGATATTAGTTGACTGTTAACTGTTCACTGTTAACTGACAACTAAGATTATGCCTGAAGCGCTAGAAATTGAGCGTCATAGAGCTGCGATCGCTCGCACTGATATATCTCGCCCTGTACGATTGGCTATAGAATGGGCAATCCTACATCAAGACACCACTTTTTTTGACTACGGTTGCGGCTACGGTGGTGATGTCCAACGAGTAAAAAACTTAGGTTACACTAGCGCAGGTTGGGACCCTTACTACTATCCTGATGTACCACGCACCCCCGCCGATGTGGTCAACTTGGGCTATGTCCTCAATGTTATTGAAGATGCAGAAGAACGCCGTCAAAGCCTAATCCAAGCCTGGGAACTCACCGGGAAAGTTTTAATTGTCGCGGCTCAAATCCTGATTAATGCTCCCAGCAAAACCCAACTTGCTTACAATGATGGCATTGTGACGCGCCGCAATACTTTTCAGAAATATTACGAACAAGAAGAACTCAAAACTTATATTGATGAAGTCCTAAATGTCGATGCAGTACCGATCGCACTAGGCGTATACTTTGTTTTTCGAGATGAGGCGGAAAAAGAAAGTTACAAAGCTATCCGCTTCTTTTCTGCGACTTCTACACCGCGAATCCGTATCCCCGTTAAGCGGTTTGAAGACTATCAAGAACAGCTGCAACCACTCATGGCTTTTTTTACCAAGCGCGGTAGACTACCTGTGAAAGGCGAATTGGAAAATGAACAGGAATTACTGAGCGAATTTGGTAACTTCCGCCGCGCCTTTGGTGTAGTTTTGCAAGCTACTGATGAAGCTGAATGGGATGCGATCGCTTACCGTCGTTCTTTAGATATCCAAGTTTATCTTGCCCTGACTCACTTTGATCGACGCCCTGCATGGCAAAAGCTAGCGCCAGAAATGCGCCACGATATCAAAGCTTTTTTTAGTAGCTACGAGGAAGCGTGCCTTGTAGCTGACCAAAAGCTTTTCAGCTTAGGTAAACCTGGGGTGATTAAAACTGCTTGTGAAAAAAGTAAAATTGGTAAACATACACGCGGTGCTATTTACGTCCATGTTTCGGCATTAGCAGCACTTGACCCTGTACTGCGAATTTGTGAAGGTTGTGCTAGCCGCACCATTGGGCGTGTCGATGAAGCCACATTGATCAAATTTCACACTGATAAGCCGCAAATATCCTATCTGTCTTACCCTGAATTCGACACTGATCCCCACCCAGCCTTAAAAGCCAGCATCGGTATTGATTTAAAAACCCTCTTCATAACTCACCGAGACTACAAAAGTAGGGCAAATCCGCCGATTTTGCACCGTAAGGAAACATTTGTTACTAGCAACTACCCACGCTACGAAGAATTTGCTAAACTCACCCAACAAGAACAGGAATTAGGATTGCTCAATAGCAAAAGCGACATCGGTACGCGTGAAGGTTGGGAAAAATGCCTCACTGCCCACAGAGTAGAAATCAGGGGGCATCAGGTTTATTCAATTAGTGCTGAGTGCTGAGTATAAACCCAGTTGCTTCAAGCCTTTTGTCAATCAACACTGTCCTAACATATCTGACTACAGCTATAAAAAATAAAGGAAATTTTAGTAGGTTTGTATGCTTATACGAAATTAGACAGCAGTTATGGCAAGATAACTGCAATTCAATTAAATAACAAGGAATCTTCAAGATTGTGCAAGTAAATAAATCGCTGCTACGAATTTTTGGCAGCCCGAAGATGGGAGCTTTGTTATTTCTTGGCTTCTCATCAGGGTTACCGTTGTATTTAACCAGTCAGACATTACAAGCCTGGTTGACCAAAGAAGGAATCAGCTTGGCAGCGATCGCCGCTTTTAGTTTAGTAAAGCTGCCCTATTCTTTGAAATTTCTCTGGTCGCCTTTACTAGATAGATTTGTACCGCCTTTTTTGGGGCGGCGTCGAGGTTGGCTGGTAATTACACAAGTAGCATTACTGTTAAGTATAGCTGTCATGGCTCTACAACACCCATCCCAAGGGCTACAACCTTTAATAATTGCTGCTGTGGCTGTTGCCTTTTTTAGCGCCAGCCAAGACATTTTAGTTGATGCTTACCGCACTGATGTCGTGGAAGCAGAAGAGAGAGGTGCTGGAGCGTCTATTTACTTATTGGGTTATCGCGTAGCCATTTTAGTAACCGGTTATGTAACCCTATTTTTGGCAGACAGAATGCCTTGGCAAGCTGTTTACTTATTAATGTCGCTGTTGATGCTCGTAGGACTGGTAAGTTCTATTTTTGCACCAGAACCAGTCCTACGCGATCGCCCGCCTCAGACTTTATCCGCCGCCGTCAAATTACCCTTTATTGAATTTTTCCAGCGTCAGGGATGGTTACAAGGACTTTTAATTTTGGTATTCATTGTGATATACAAGTTGGGGGATTCTTTACTCAAGAATGTATCCACCCCATTTTTGTTAGATAAAGGTTTACATTTCACTCAAACCGACATCGCATTTCC
This Nostoc sp. C052 DNA region includes the following protein-coding sequences:
- a CDS encoding AmpG family muropeptide MFS transporter, producing MQVNKSLLRIFGSPKMGALLFLGFSSGLPLYLTSQTLQAWLTKEGISLAAIAAFSLVKLPYSLKFLWSPLLDRFVPPFLGRRRGWLVITQVALLLSIAVMALQHPSQGLQPLIIAAVAVAFFSASQDILVDAYRTDVVEAEERGAGASIYLLGYRVAILVTGYVTLFLADRMPWQAVYLLMSLLMLVGLVSSIFAPEPVLRDRPPQTLSAAVKLPFIEFFQRQGWLQGLLILVFIVIYKLGDSLLKNVSTPFLLDKGLHFTQTDIAFPGALGIFATIIGTLAAGAVMTKIGVNRALWIFAIMQAVGNLAFFALAVVGKNFYLMLAAVNIEQFCAGLETAAFVAFLMSLCNQSFSATQYALLSSLQAFSRDILTAPAGTWAQTTGWSTFFLLTAIAALPGLLLLPFFAPWNPKPVVVLSRPGLDDEEEDIWGIK
- the dndE gene encoding DNA sulfur modification protein DndE, producing the protein MESPIERIKLSQTAKDQLTKLKRSTKIDQWNILCRWAFCRSLAESTTPSPVPIPQDSNVEMSWRVFGGEMSDILLLALKQRCHNDGYPTDKETLATQFRLHLHRGIGYLAGDPNIKKIEDLIELAVKN
- the dndD gene encoding DNA sulfur modification protein DndD; the protein is MIFLELVLQNFGPYSGKQVINLNPKIDEESSHPIILLGGMNGGGKTTLMDAIRLALYGARAQCSTRGNLSYSDFLNQCVNNKIDPVADTRIELLFEHIENDKPIKYRVVRSWTKNPKDGKDTLGILGDSDTWPDALVNIWDEYIENLLPLGISNLFLFDGEQVKELAEQETPPPVVVDAIRGLLGLELADRLAVDLDILVNRKLKEVGNSKDLANIEEIETRLTQQQEDYQTTEEKVEILKNEVEELEQKQQEAFDKFISEGGKIAAERNQLELQQDTKTAEIEQVRQSMCELAADVLPLALIPNLLNQAQTQGEKEFRHQQVQISKDLLIERDQRLLTWLNQVEISPIQVEKIQSFLIQDVDSLYAKTLQTEARWLLADDETLSQLDNLIYHLQNSKLSAKEKLAILRNKEEEIHTLERQVQTAAAPEDYTKLRQALETAQNQVVEAKANYETIRRRLAELETIIAKSKRELSDYTVENIKHKNSEHIITSAAKVQNTLKIFREKLTLRKLNKLEEEVKNCFLYLLHKSDLVHRITIDTKTFSLLLYDLNGKPVPKHRLSAGEKQLLAIAFLWGLAKVSGHRLPVAIDTPLGRLDSSHRNNLVERYFPSASHQVILLSTDTEIGKKEVETLRENEAIAREYLLKYDSTTRQTTIQPGYFW
- a CDS encoding DNA phosphorothioation-associated putative methyltransferase; the encoded protein is MPEALEIERHRAAIARTDISRPVRLAIEWAILHQDTTFFDYGCGYGGDVQRVKNLGYTSAGWDPYYYPDVPRTPADVVNLGYVLNVIEDAEERRQSLIQAWELTGKVLIVAAQILINAPSKTQLAYNDGIVTRRNTFQKYYEQEELKTYIDEVLNVDAVPIALGVYFVFRDEAEKESYKAIRFFSATSTPRIRIPVKRFEDYQEQLQPLMAFFTKRGRLPVKGELENEQELLSEFGNFRRAFGVVLQATDEAEWDAIAYRRSLDIQVYLALTHFDRRPAWQKLAPEMRHDIKAFFSSYEEACLVADQKLFSLGKPGVIKTACEKSKIGKHTRGAIYVHVSALAALDPVLRICEGCASRTIGRVDEATLIKFHTDKPQISYLSYPEFDTDPHPALKASIGIDLKTLFITHRDYKSRANPPILHRKETFVTSNYPRYEEFAKLTQQEQELGLLNSKSDIGTREGWEKCLTAHRVEIRGHQVYSISAEC
- the dndC gene encoding DNA phosphorothioation system sulfurtransferase DndC, with the protein product MTTAQQAENKGQQTRTVAELVDYIQALTIEIQELYCLDEIPWVVGYSGGKDSTATLQLIWNAIAALPVEKRKKTIHVITTDTLVENPVVSVWVRNSLEQMKVAAKEQEMPIEPHLLYPAIKDTFWVNLIGKGYPAPRNRFRWCTERLKIQPSDSFIRAVIRSNGEVILVLGTRKAESTKRAATMAKHRESRVRDHINTNPNRPNSLIYLPIEDWRTDEVWIYLNQWQNSWGYSNKDLFIMYRGATADNECPLVVDTSTPSCGDSRFGCWVCTIVSKDKSMEAMIQNDEEKEWMQPLLDIRNELDIKDDWDKRDFRRIWGDVQLFERNKDGETTVVPIPGPYTKYWREHWLRRLLEAQTKTRRTAPENMRDITLITLEEMSEIRRIWLEEKHEFDDSLPRIYQEVTGEEFQDPRPGADYSLLGRDEWIVLEEICEGDAMHLELMAKLLDTERQYRKKTRRVGIYETLEKCFNTSSRSPEDAIKNARLKRELSEAVSQGDVAKVKQMTLGDVAAINEVDECKSESDEEVTWASMKFKKENSE
- the tnpA gene encoding IS200/IS605 family transposase produces the protein MRSSFTQLYVHYVWATWDRLPIITPDIQKEVYGAIIRESEQLKCTVIAIGGIEDHVHLLTGFPPTISISELVKQIKGSSSHFITHEIKPGEFFK